One Halomonas sp. M4R1S46 genomic window carries:
- a CDS encoding class I SAM-dependent methyltransferase: MTAQDRTTTLAGNGRRAQLSLFARNFFKHPRMLGSIIPSSPYLVRRLLERIDWQNARVIVEYGPGVGTITRELLQRMPAESTLLVLETNQEFVDFLQQSLPDPRLRVVRGSAETVQAELRRLGLPTADYVLAGIPFSTMSATSRESVLRNSLDALAPQGAMLIYQFSSRVLPDLRRVFSNVECDFELLNVLPAKLYYCRS; the protein is encoded by the coding sequence ATGACCGCGCAAGACCGGACCACGACCTTGGCAGGCAACGGGCGACGCGCCCAGCTATCGCTCTTTGCACGCAACTTCTTCAAGCATCCACGAATGCTGGGCTCGATCATCCCTAGCTCCCCCTATCTGGTTCGCCGCCTGCTGGAGCGGATCGACTGGCAGAATGCCCGGGTCATCGTCGAATACGGGCCCGGAGTCGGGACCATCACCCGGGAGCTCCTGCAACGCATGCCGGCGGAGAGCACTCTGCTGGTGCTGGAAACCAACCAGGAGTTCGTCGACTTCCTCCAGCAGTCACTGCCAGACCCCCGTCTCCGGGTGGTCCGCGGCTCCGCGGAGACGGTCCAGGCCGAACTGAGACGCCTGGGGCTGCCCACCGCCGACTACGTGCTGGCCGGCATCCCCTTCAGCACCATGTCGGCCACGAGCCGCGAGTCCGTCCTCAGGAACAGCCTGGACGCGCTCGCGCCCCAGGGCGCCATGTTGATCTACCAGTTCTCCTCCCGGGTGCTGCCCGATCTACGCCGCGTCTTCTCCAACGTGGAGTGCGATTTCGAGCTCCTCAACGTTCTCCCGGCGAAGCTCTACTACTGCCGCTCCTGA
- a CDS encoding universal stress protein: MSHGIRRILCGVGLRGDCDLVLTQAVGLALATGAELHVLHAVKSLSDDVVNTLKVNIRDRKMLEILMAQRLDQAREELDQRIDTFWTRHAELREAFGDRDVTRSVLEGYPASVITHFATRSGSDMIVMAANKRSFTATYAGKITKGVIKRARVPVVVVPTRSD, encoded by the coding sequence ATGAGTCATGGTATCCGTCGTATCCTGTGCGGCGTGGGGCTGAGAGGCGACTGCGACCTGGTGCTGACCCAGGCAGTGGGCCTGGCGTTGGCCACCGGTGCCGAGCTTCACGTCCTGCACGCGGTCAAGTCCCTGTCCGATGACGTGGTGAATACCCTCAAGGTCAATATCCGCGATCGGAAGATGCTCGAGATCCTGATGGCGCAACGCCTCGATCAGGCTCGCGAGGAGCTCGACCAGCGGATCGACACCTTCTGGACCCGTCATGCCGAGCTTCGCGAGGCCTTCGGTGATCGGGATGTGACGCGCAGCGTGCTGGAGGGCTATCCGGCCTCGGTGATCACCCATTTCGCCACGCGTTCCGGCAGCGACATGATCGTGATGGCGGCCAACAAGCGCAGCTTCACGGCCACCTACGCCGGCAAGATCACCAAGGGGGTGATCAAGCGGGCCAGGGTGCCGGTGGTGGTGGTGCCGACCCGCTCCGACTAG
- a CDS encoding TRAP transporter small permease, producing the protein MKQLLFKIIDNLEGVICQLLLVSFVVLLFAQIVLRNLFSYSLPWGDELATYAFVWFAYLGAVYATKMSAHNRVTFQFKFFPRWVETFCAVLTDLIWIGFNAVFIYLSYDFVFNKMNLFWKSQTLGVPMKYFYLILPIAFIAMTLRILQNNYLKFVKKVDLVDPESREVEQLKHHDDATGDGPKPREK; encoded by the coding sequence ATGAAACAGCTACTCTTCAAGATCATCGACAACCTGGAGGGCGTCATCTGTCAGCTTCTCCTGGTATCCTTCGTCGTCCTGTTGTTCGCCCAGATCGTGCTCAGGAACCTGTTCAGTTACTCACTTCCCTGGGGCGACGAGCTGGCGACCTATGCCTTCGTATGGTTTGCCTACTTAGGGGCGGTCTATGCCACCAAGATGTCGGCCCATAACCGGGTCACCTTCCAGTTCAAGTTCTTTCCCCGGTGGGTCGAGACGTTCTGTGCCGTGCTCACCGACCTGATCTGGATCGGCTTCAATGCCGTCTTCATCTACCTGAGCTACGACTTCGTCTTCAACAAGATGAACCTCTTCTGGAAGTCCCAGACCCTGGGGGTTCCGATGAAGTATTTCTACCTGATCCTGCCCATTGCCTTTATCGCCATGACGCTGCGTATCCTCCAGAACAACTACCTCAAGTTCGTCAAGAAGGTGGATCTTGTCGACCCCGAGTCCCGGGAAGTCGAGCAACTAAAGCACCATGACGACGCGACGGGTGATGGCCCGAAACCGCGGGAGAAATGA
- a CDS encoding TRAP transporter large permease — protein MDPTIVYILFGAFFLLLILGAPITVSLGVAALATYLSLGENPMAFVQIAFTSVGSFPLMALPAFILAGALMEAAGISKRLVDIAEAFAGPVTGGLAAATVFACMFFGAISGSGPATTAAVGMLMIPAMANRGYDRGYGSAITASSGGLGVVIPPSIPMVIFGISGMGLQPPPEAVAEHGAFQTLSIPKLFIAGIMPGVVIAGCLLTINYLISRKRGYRGLTDHWSFPQIRGTLRKGIWSMLAPLIILGGIYSGLFTPTESAIVAIFYTLIVGIFLHKELAWTPALRTLETTTWITGRVLLILFTATVFGRLLVEQRVPAYIAEVMLGVTDNTYAIWAMIIFFLLFVGMFMETLAAIMILTPVLLPIMYMLGMDPVHVGIVVVCALAIGFQTPPLGENLFVASGIGGSSIEEISLKALPFAAGSIVALFIIAYFPQISLWLPSVMGY, from the coding sequence ATGGATCCCACGATCGTCTACATCCTGTTTGGCGCCTTCTTCCTGTTGTTGATCCTCGGGGCGCCGATCACCGTTTCGCTGGGGGTGGCGGCACTGGCCACCTACCTTAGCTTGGGCGAAAATCCCATGGCGTTCGTGCAGATCGCCTTCACCTCGGTGGGATCCTTCCCGTTGATGGCCCTGCCGGCATTCATCCTCGCCGGGGCGCTGATGGAAGCCGCCGGTATCTCCAAGCGCCTGGTCGATATCGCCGAAGCCTTTGCCGGTCCCGTCACTGGTGGCCTCGCCGCGGCGACGGTGTTCGCCTGCATGTTCTTCGGAGCGATCTCCGGCTCCGGGCCGGCGACCACCGCGGCGGTGGGCATGCTGATGATCCCGGCCATGGCCAACCGTGGCTATGACCGCGGCTATGGCTCTGCCATCACCGCCTCCTCGGGCGGGCTCGGGGTGGTGATCCCGCCCTCGATCCCGATGGTGATCTTCGGCATCTCCGGCATGGGGTTGCAGCCGCCACCGGAGGCCGTGGCCGAGCACGGGGCCTTCCAGACACTGTCGATCCCCAAGCTGTTCATCGCCGGCATCATGCCGGGGGTGGTGATCGCCGGCTGCCTGCTGACCATCAACTACCTCATCTCGCGCAAGCGCGGCTATCGGGGCCTGACCGACCACTGGTCCTTCCCGCAGATCCGCGGGACCCTGCGCAAGGGCATCTGGTCGATGTTGGCGCCACTGATTATTCTCGGCGGCATCTACAGCGGGCTGTTCACGCCTACCGAGTCGGCCATCGTGGCAATCTTCTACACGCTGATCGTGGGTATCTTCCTGCACAAGGAGCTGGCCTGGACGCCGGCCCTGCGGACGCTGGAGACCACCACCTGGATCACCGGTCGGGTGCTGCTGATCCTGTTCACGGCCACCGTGTTCGGGCGCCTGCTGGTGGAACAGCGGGTTCCCGCCTATATCGCCGAGGTGATGCTGGGGGTCACCGACAACACCTACGCCATCTGGGCGATGATCATCTTCTTCCTGCTGTTCGTGGGCATGTTCATGGAGACCCTGGCGGCGATCATGATCCTCACGCCGGTACTGCTGCCGATCATGTACATGCTGGGCATGGACCCGGTGCACGTGGGCATCGTGGTGGTCTGCGCCCTGGCCATCGGCTTCCAGACGCCACCGCTCGGGGAGAACCTGTTCGTGGCCTCGGGGATCGGCGGCTCCTCGATCGAGGAGATCTCGTTGAAGGCGCTGCCCTTCGCTGCCGGCTCCATCGTGGCGCTGTTCATCATCGCCTACTTCCCCCAGATCTCGCTCTGGTTACCCAGCGTGATGGGCTACTAG
- the pta gene encoding phosphate acetyltransferase: MSPVDATATEPRTLLVVPTDAGVGLTSACLGLLRALDTLGLRTGFMKPFRQDDLNGEGPDRSSALVASTLGLTPPLPLPQPALERLLREDRLDELMEHAVERHAELAAPANGEPAELILVEGLAPSLHSSYATRLNAQLAHALDARILLVTDGDPADPQALAERLDMHAQAFDGDETRRTLGCLLMRLPPQEAAAEPPEASAHRAQAILAAWRERLATLDAETPPLIAAVPYHAALSAPRILDVARALDARFLHEGEAATRRVLGTSLCARSAAHSLHAFQSGRLIVSSGDRDDTLLATALATMNGARLAGLLLTHGEPPEPAMIDFCRPALQTGLPVLAVDSDSYTTARRLDQMSRDIPQDDPERAERVTRFVADHLDLDWLRQTLSHGFPHRLSPAAFRHRLVQMAQRVRRRIVLPEGDEPRTLEAAIVCQRRGIADCVLLGKREAIAEVARQRGLELPETLEIIDPDRIRLRYVKPMVARRQGRLNALTAEAQLHDNVVLGTMMLAEGKVDGLVSGAVHTTANTVRPAFQLIKMAPGYSLVSSVFFMLLPDQVVVYGDCAVNPDPDAEALAEIAVQSARSAAAFGIEPRVAMLSYSTGESGRGADVDKVRRATQLARQRAPELAIDGPLQYDAAAIESVGRQKAPGSPVAGRATVFVFPDLNTGNTTYKAVQRSARVTSVGPMLQGLDKPVNDLSRGALVDDIVYTIALTAIQAGQGD, from the coding sequence ATGAGTCCTGTCGACGCCACGGCCACCGAGCCCCGGACCCTGCTGGTCGTGCCCACCGACGCCGGCGTTGGCCTGACCTCGGCCTGTCTCGGCCTGCTGCGGGCCCTGGACACCCTGGGCCTGCGCACCGGCTTCATGAAGCCCTTCCGCCAGGACGATCTCAACGGGGAGGGGCCGGACCGCTCCTCGGCCCTGGTGGCCAGCACCCTGGGGCTGACGCCCCCCTTGCCACTGCCCCAGCCGGCGCTGGAGCGGCTGCTGCGCGAGGATCGGCTCGACGAGCTGATGGAGCACGCCGTGGAGCGCCACGCCGAGCTGGCCGCCCCGGCGAACGGCGAGCCGGCCGAACTGATCCTGGTGGAGGGGCTGGCCCCCAGCCTGCACAGCAGCTACGCCACCCGGCTCAACGCCCAGCTGGCCCACGCCCTGGATGCCCGCATCCTGCTGGTCACCGATGGCGACCCCGCCGATCCCCAGGCCCTGGCCGAGCGGCTGGACATGCATGCCCAGGCCTTCGACGGCGACGAGACGCGGCGCACCCTGGGTTGCCTGCTGATGCGGCTGCCGCCCCAGGAGGCCGCCGCCGAACCCCCGGAGGCCTCGGCCCACCGGGCACAAGCCATCCTCGCGGCCTGGCGGGAGCGCCTGGCCACCCTCGATGCCGAGACGCCCCCGCTGATCGCGGCGGTCCCCTATCACGCCGCCCTGAGTGCCCCGCGGATCCTGGACGTGGCCCGCGCCCTGGACGCGCGCTTCCTCCACGAGGGCGAGGCCGCGACACGCCGGGTGCTGGGGACCAGCCTGTGCGCCCGCAGTGCGGCGCACTCCCTGCATGCCTTCCAGTCGGGGCGGCTGATCGTCAGTTCCGGGGATCGCGACGACACCCTGCTGGCGACGGCATTGGCCACCATGAACGGGGCCCGCCTGGCCGGGCTCCTGCTGACCCATGGCGAGCCGCCCGAGCCGGCGATGATCGACTTCTGCCGCCCGGCCCTGCAGACCGGCCTGCCGGTGCTGGCCGTGGACAGCGACAGCTATACCACGGCCCGTCGACTGGACCAGATGAGTCGCGACATCCCCCAGGACGATCCCGAGCGGGCCGAGCGGGTGACGCGCTTCGTCGCCGACCACCTGGACCTCGACTGGCTCCGCCAGACGCTGAGCCATGGCTTTCCCCACCGGCTGTCGCCGGCGGCCTTCCGTCACCGGCTGGTACAGATGGCGCAGCGGGTCCGGCGGCGCATCGTGCTGCCCGAGGGAGACGAGCCACGCACCTTGGAGGCCGCCATCGTCTGCCAGCGCCGCGGCATCGCCGACTGCGTGCTGCTGGGCAAGCGCGAGGCGATCGCCGAGGTGGCCCGCCAGCGCGGCCTCGAGCTGCCCGAGACGCTGGAGATCATCGACCCGGACCGCATCCGCCTGCGCTACGTCAAGCCGATGGTGGCGCGCCGCCAGGGCCGGCTCAACGCCCTGACCGCGGAGGCGCAGCTCCACGACAACGTGGTACTGGGCACCATGATGCTCGCCGAGGGCAAGGTGGACGGCCTGGTCTCGGGCGCGGTGCACACCACCGCCAATACCGTCCGCCCCGCCTTCCAGCTGATCAAGATGGCCCCCGGCTATTCGCTGGTCTCGTCGGTGTTCTTCATGCTGCTGCCGGACCAGGTGGTGGTCTACGGCGACTGCGCGGTGAATCCCGACCCCGACGCCGAGGCCCTGGCGGAGATCGCCGTACAGAGCGCGCGCTCCGCCGCCGCCTTCGGCATCGAGCCGCGGGTCGCCATGCTCAGCTACTCCACCGGCGAGTCCGGCCGCGGGGCCGATGTCGACAAGGTACGGCGGGCCACCCAGCTGGCCCGGCAGCGGGCCCCGGAACTCGCCATCGACGGCCCCCTGCAGTACGACGCCGCCGCCATCGAGAGCGTCGGCCGACAGAAGGCGCCGGGCTCCCCGGTGGCCGGACGCGCCACGGTGTTCGTGTTCCCCGATCTCAATACCGGCAACACCACCTACAAGGCGGTCCAGCGCAGCGCCCGGGTGACCAGCGTCGGCCCCATGCTGCAGGGGCTCGACAAGCCGGTGAACGACCTCTCCCGCGGGGCCCTGGTCGACGACATCGTCTACACCATCGCCCTGACCGCCATCCAGGCCGGCCAGGGCGATTGA
- a CDS encoding TRAP transporter substrate-binding protein, translating to MRIQKLIIPMAVSAASLALSGNVMAETWKMALGDAAGGTQYELGTAFADLVEEKTEGEVTIDLFPNGQLGSEQDTVNNASMGLLDLSVLAINNITPFSPTVGVMTLPYVIQGPEDARILTQGDIGEELTQNTIRDAGVRILGWAYSGCRRLTNSAKPVATPADLEGLVIRVPKNEIMISAYQAWGVNPNPLAWSETFTALQQGVVDGQDNPYITIDAMKFYEVQDYVTDSCYVFSLEPLIISEGKFQSLSPEMQDVVLEAGQEATDHSYEYLLETEASIKERLVEEHGMEITQPANDERQWIELATGIWPEFYDSIGGKEKLDEVLAALGRDPAPAE from the coding sequence ATGCGTATCCAGAAACTGATCATCCCCATGGCAGTATCCGCCGCAAGCCTGGCCCTGAGCGGTAACGTCATGGCCGAGACCTGGAAGATGGCCCTGGGCGATGCCGCCGGGGGCACCCAGTACGAGCTGGGCACGGCCTTTGCCGATCTCGTCGAGGAGAAGACCGAGGGTGAGGTCACCATCGACCTGTTTCCCAACGGCCAGCTCGGCAGCGAGCAGGACACCGTCAACAATGCCAGTATGGGGCTGCTGGACCTTTCGGTTCTGGCCATCAACAACATCACCCCCTTCTCGCCGACCGTGGGCGTGATGACCTTGCCCTACGTGATCCAGGGGCCCGAGGATGCACGCATCCTGACCCAGGGGGACATCGGGGAGGAGCTGACCCAGAACACCATCCGCGATGCCGGCGTGCGCATCCTGGGCTGGGCCTATTCCGGCTGTCGTCGCCTGACGAACTCCGCCAAGCCGGTGGCGACGCCCGCCGACCTCGAGGGCCTGGTGATCCGGGTACCCAAGAACGAGATCATGATCTCCGCCTATCAGGCCTGGGGCGTGAATCCCAACCCGCTGGCCTGGTCCGAGACCTTCACCGCCCTGCAGCAGGGAGTGGTCGATGGCCAGGACAACCCCTACATCACCATCGATGCGATGAAGTTCTACGAGGTTCAGGACTACGTCACCGATAGCTGCTACGTGTTCTCGCTGGAGCCGCTGATCATCAGCGAGGGCAAGTTCCAGAGCTTGAGTCCCGAGATGCAGGACGTGGTGCTGGAAGCCGGCCAGGAAGCCACCGACCACAGCTACGAGTACCTGCTCGAGACCGAGGCCTCCATCAAGGAGCGTCTGGTGGAGGAGCATGGCATGGAGATTACCCAGCCCGCCAACGACGAGCGGCAATGGATCGAACTGGCGACCGGTATCTGGCCCGAGTTCTACGACAGCATCGGCGGCAAGGAGAAGCTCGACGAGGTGCTCGCCGCCCTGGGCCGCGATCCCGCGCCAGCAGAGTGA
- a CDS encoding YeiH family protein, with protein MTRRDTGGTTEMSTAENNKRALPRSLEPFQRIMPGLMICITIALATTFIADHYGGPTLLYALLFGMTLHFLSEEGRCLAGVEFAAKRVLRLGVALLGVRITIEQVAELGIGPVLTVVCGVMLTIVMGAVLARLLGLDRDMGLLTGGSVAICGASAALALSAVMPRHSTHERNTIMTVVGVTTLSTMAMVTYPLIVGVLGLSDTDAGIFLGGTIHDVAQVVGAGYMISEGTGDVSTFVKLLRVAMLVPAVMVFMFLFRRDRCDEDGGGKVPMLPGFLVAFVALVIVNSLGWIPPMVSEGFTDLSRWCLVTAIAALGIKTSFQKLAVVGWKPVILMVAETVFLLLLVLAFIHFDLASL; from the coding sequence ATGACGCGTCGAGACACCGGTGGTACCACCGAAATGTCGACTGCAGAGAACAACAAGCGGGCCCTGCCCCGCAGCCTGGAGCCCTTCCAACGCATCATGCCGGGGCTGATGATCTGCATCACCATCGCTCTGGCGACGACCTTCATCGCCGATCACTACGGCGGGCCGACGCTGCTCTATGCACTGCTGTTCGGCATGACCCTGCATTTCCTGTCCGAGGAGGGACGCTGCCTGGCCGGGGTGGAGTTCGCGGCCAAGCGGGTGCTGCGCCTGGGGGTCGCCCTGCTGGGCGTGCGCATCACCATCGAGCAGGTCGCCGAACTCGGCATCGGGCCGGTGCTGACCGTGGTCTGCGGCGTGATGCTGACCATTGTCATGGGCGCCGTGCTGGCGCGCCTGTTGGGGCTCGACCGGGACATGGGGCTGCTCACGGGCGGGTCGGTGGCCATCTGTGGCGCCTCGGCGGCGCTGGCCCTGTCGGCGGTGATGCCACGCCATTCTACCCATGAGCGCAACACCATCATGACAGTGGTGGGCGTGACCACCCTGTCCACCATGGCCATGGTGACCTATCCGCTGATCGTCGGGGTGCTGGGGCTGAGCGACACCGATGCGGGCATCTTCCTCGGCGGCACCATCCATGACGTGGCCCAGGTGGTCGGCGCCGGCTACATGATCTCCGAGGGCACCGGCGACGTCTCCACCTTCGTCAAGCTGCTGCGGGTGGCTATGTTGGTGCCGGCGGTGATGGTGTTCATGTTCCTGTTCCGGCGTGATCGCTGCGACGAGGACGGCGGCGGCAAGGTGCCGATGCTGCCGGGCTTCCTGGTCGCCTTCGTCGCCCTGGTGATCGTCAACAGCCTGGGCTGGATTCCGCCGATGGTCAGCGAGGGCTTCACCGACCTGTCGCGCTGGTGCCTGGTCACGGCCATCGCCGCCCTCGGCATCAAGACGTCCTTCCAGAAGCTGGCCGTGGTGGGCTGGAAGCCGGTGATCCTGATGGTGGCGGAGACCGTCTTCCTGCTCCTGCTGGTGCTGGCCTTCATCCACTTCGATCTGGCGAGCCTGTGA
- a CDS encoding thiazole synthase: MTDSDQSLCIAGREFASRLLVGTGKYRNAAETAAALEVSGTEVVTFAVRRTDLGQGNDESSLLDVVPPSRYTLLPNTAGCYDARAAVRTCRLARELLDGHNLVKLEVLGDATTLYPNVVETLKAAEALIADGFDVMAYTSDDPIVARELEALGCCAIMPLGSLIGSGCGIQNPHNIRLIIERASVPVLIDAGIGTASEAALAMELGCDAVLMNSAIAHARDPVAMARAMRAAVLAGRGAYLAGRMPRRGQAEPSTPMAGRIRG, from the coding sequence ATGACAGATTCCGATCAATCGCTATGCATCGCCGGCCGCGAGTTCGCCTCGCGCCTGCTGGTCGGCACCGGCAAGTACCGCAACGCCGCGGAGACGGCGGCGGCACTCGAGGTCAGCGGCACCGAGGTGGTGACCTTTGCCGTGCGCCGCACCGATCTGGGCCAGGGTAACGACGAGTCGTCCCTGCTCGATGTGGTCCCGCCATCCCGCTATACGTTGCTGCCCAACACCGCGGGGTGCTATGACGCCCGGGCCGCCGTGCGTACCTGCCGGCTCGCCCGGGAGCTGCTTGACGGCCACAATCTGGTCAAGCTCGAGGTGCTGGGGGACGCGACCACTCTCTACCCCAACGTGGTCGAGACCCTCAAGGCCGCCGAGGCGCTGATAGCCGATGGCTTCGACGTCATGGCCTACACCAGCGACGATCCCATCGTTGCCCGCGAGCTCGAGGCGCTGGGATGCTGCGCCATCATGCCGCTGGGCTCGCTGATCGGCTCGGGATGCGGCATCCAGAACCCCCACAACATCCGGCTGATCATCGAGCGGGCCTCGGTGCCGGTGCTGATCGATGCCGGCATCGGCACCGCCTCGGAGGCCGCGCTGGCCATGGAACTGGGCTGCGACGCCGTGCTGATGAATTCCGCCATTGCCCATGCCCGGGACCCGGTGGCCATGGCCAGGGCGATGCGTGCCGCGGTCCTGGCCGGGCGCGGCGCCTACCTGGCCGGGCGCATGCCGCGCCGGGGGCAGGCCGAGCCTTCCACGCCCATGGCGGGTCGCATTCGGGGCTGA
- a CDS encoding PLP-dependent aminotransferase family protein, translating into MSQLLFHLDPDRPESLQRQLREQIARAILDGHLPLDEALPSSRKLAKELHVARNTVMLAYEQLLDDGYLIAKKRSGYFVNPEILEGRAEKPVRLNDIDAERLPWEELLTMHPSRQATISKPSDWYRYDYPFLYGQIDPELFPTQHWRECSRDSMSVPAIRSWAVDHLNDDDPLLIEQIHQRLLPRRGVWAAPEEILVTVGAQQALWITCMLLLKAGRRFGMENPGYVDMYNIARTFTDDIRLLPVDEQGMRLEDDIADCQLLYVTPSHQAPTTVTMPLERRRQLLDMAETDNFLIIEDDYESETNYLDNPTPALKSLDRHNRVIYVGSLSKTLAPGLRLGYMVGPPALIREARALRRLMLRHPPTNNQRAVALFLDRGYHDALLRQIHQVFHSRWQRMSEALARHMPHASVPSTYGGSCFWVKGPDGLDCHEFRRLAAEQSILIECGDIHFFDAPRLEYFRLGFSAIAESRIEPGIERLAALVPQAIGTS; encoded by the coding sequence ATGAGCCAGCTTCTCTTCCACCTCGACCCCGATCGGCCGGAAAGCCTCCAGCGACAACTGCGCGAGCAGATCGCTCGCGCCATCCTCGACGGCCATCTTCCCCTGGACGAGGCGCTGCCCTCCAGCCGCAAGCTGGCCAAGGAACTGCATGTGGCACGGAACACGGTGATGCTGGCCTACGAGCAACTCCTCGATGACGGCTACCTGATCGCCAAGAAACGCAGCGGCTACTTCGTCAATCCCGAGATCCTCGAGGGGCGTGCCGAGAAGCCCGTGCGCCTGAACGATATCGATGCCGAGCGCCTGCCCTGGGAAGAGCTGCTCACCATGCACCCGTCGCGGCAGGCCACCATCAGCAAGCCCAGCGACTGGTATCGCTACGACTACCCGTTCCTCTACGGCCAGATCGACCCCGAGCTGTTTCCGACTCAGCACTGGCGGGAATGCAGCCGGGATTCGATGAGCGTGCCGGCCATTCGCAGCTGGGCGGTCGACCATCTCAACGACGACGATCCCCTGCTCATCGAGCAGATTCACCAGCGGTTGCTCCCCCGCCGCGGCGTCTGGGCCGCCCCCGAGGAGATCCTGGTCACGGTGGGCGCCCAGCAGGCGCTATGGATCACCTGCATGCTGCTGCTCAAGGCCGGCCGGCGGTTCGGCATGGAAAACCCCGGCTACGTGGACATGTACAACATCGCCCGCACCTTTACCGACGACATCCGCCTGCTGCCGGTGGACGAGCAAGGCATGCGCCTGGAAGACGACATCGCCGATTGCCAGCTGCTCTATGTCACGCCGAGCCATCAGGCGCCGACCACGGTCACCATGCCCCTGGAGCGTCGCCGGCAACTGCTCGACATGGCAGAGACCGACAACTTCCTGATCATCGAGGATGACTACGAGAGCGAGACCAACTACCTGGACAACCCCACCCCGGCCCTGAAGAGTCTGGACCGCCACAATCGGGTGATCTACGTGGGCAGTCTCTCCAAGACCCTGGCCCCCGGTCTGCGCCTGGGCTACATGGTCGGCCCCCCGGCGCTGATCCGCGAGGCTCGGGCACTGCGGCGCCTGATGCTGCGACACCCGCCGACCAACAACCAGCGCGCCGTGGCCCTGTTCCTCGATCGCGGCTATCACGATGCCCTCCTGCGGCAGATCCACCAGGTCTTCCACAGCCGCTGGCAACGCATGAGCGAGGCCCTGGCCCGGCACATGCCCCATGCTTCGGTACCCTCCACCTACGGGGGCTCCTGCTTCTGGGTGAAGGGTCCCGACGGGCTCGACTGCCATGAGTTCCGCCGCCTCGCGGCCGAGCAGAGCATCCTGATCGAGTGCGGTGACATCCACTTCTTCGACGCCCCTCGCCTCGAGTACTTCCGGCTGGGGTTCTCGGCGATCGCCGAGTCGCGCATCGAACCGGGGATCGAGCGTCTGGCGGCGCTGGTGCCCCAGGCGATCGGCACGTCCTGA
- the thiS gene encoding sulfur carrier protein ThiS produces the protein MRIHINGEERTTEAEGTLARLLEELGLAGSRIAVEVNEEVVPASRHADTVLAAGDRIEIVHAIGGG, from the coding sequence ATCAGGATCCACATCAACGGCGAGGAACGGACCACCGAGGCAGAAGGTACCCTGGCGCGCCTGCTCGAGGAGCTCGGCCTGGCCGGCTCGCGCATCGCCGTCGAGGTGAACGAGGAAGTGGTGCCCGCCAGCCGTCACGCCGATACCGTCCTCGCCGCGGGCGACCGCATCGAGATCGTGCATGCCATCGGCGGCGGATGA